One Epinephelus fuscoguttatus linkage group LG10, E.fuscoguttatus.final_Chr_v1 genomic window carries:
- the dbt gene encoding lipoamide acyltransferase component of branched-chain alpha-keto acid dehydrogenase complex, mitochondrial isoform X1 gives MAAVTRGSFTVFRLLLSQQYRRRCFRLQSFRCDRRVQPLTFRWDPALQMLSSRTLHTASVSRGPIVQFKLSDIGEGIMEVTVKEWYVKEGDKVSQFDSICEVQSDKASVTITSRYDGVIKKLYYDVDATALVGKPLVDIETESSSEVIQEEDVVETPAMAREEHTHQEIKGHKTQATPAVRRLAMENNIKLSEVVGTGKDGRILKEDILNFLAKQTGAIIPPTLFQEVQTPPPVPPPAAAKPVGAAALVKPTPATPRPVFTGKDVTEPLKGFHKAMVKTMTAALKIPHFGYCDEVDLTRLVSLRAELKSVVESRGVKLSFMPFFIKAASLGLLHFPILNASVDEGCQNITYKASHNIGLAMDTSQGLLVPNVKNVQLLSVFDIAQEVNRLQTLGAAGQLGTNDLSGGTFTLSNIGSIGGTYAKPVILPPEVAIGALGTIQVLPRFDAGGQVVRAHIMNVSWSADHRIIDGATMCRFSNLWKEYLENPASMVLDLK, from the exons ATGGCGGCGGTGACCAGAGGCTCCTTCACTGTGTTCAGACTGCTG ctgagtcAGCAGTACCGCCGCCGATGTTTCCGGCTGCAGAGCTTCAGATGTGACAGACGTGTGCAGCCGCTGACCTTCAGATGGGACCCAGCACTCCAGATGTTGAGCAGCAGGACGCTGCACACCGCCAGCG TGAGTCGAGGACCAATCGTCCAGTTCAAACTGTCCGACATCGGAGAGGGAATCATGGAGGTGACGGTGAAGGAGTG GTACGTGAAGGAGGGCGATAAGGTGTCTCAGTTCGACAGTATCTGTGAGGTTCAGAGCGACAAGGCGTCCGTCACCATCACCAGCCGCTACGACGGAGTCATCAAAAAACTCTACTACGACGTGGACGCCACGGCCTTGGTGGGAAAACCACTGGTGGACATCGAGACAGAGTCCAGCTCAG AGGTGATCCAGGAGGAGGACGTGGTGGAGACGCCCGCCATGGCTCGAGAAGAACACACCCACCAGGAGATCAAAGGTCACAAGACTCAGGCCACGCCCGCTGTCAGGCGCCTCGCCATGGAGAACAAC ATAAAGCTCAGTGAGGTGGTGGGGACGGGGAAGGACGGACGGATCCTGAAGGAGGACATCCTGAACTTCCTGGCGAAGCAGACAGGCGCCATCATCCCTCCGACCCTGTTCCAGGAGGTCCAGACCCCGCCTCCAGTCCCGCCCCCTGCTGCTGCCAAGCCTGTCGGCGCCGCGGCGCTCGTCAAACCTACACCCGCCACACCCAGACCTGTCTTCACCGGGAAGGATGTCACTGAGCCCctgaaag GTTTCCACAAAGCGATGGTGAAGACGATGACAGCAGCGCTTAAGATTCCTCACTTCGGTTACTGTGATGAGGTGGACCTGACCCGCCTGGTGTCTCTGAGAGCCGAGCTCAAGTCCGTCGTCGAGAGTCGAGGCGTCAAACTCAGCTTCATGCCATTCTTCATCAAG GCTGCCTCCCTGGGCCTCCTTCACTTCCCCATCCTCAACGCCTCGGTGGACGAAGGCTGCCAGAACATCACGTACAAG GCGTCTCATAACATCGGCCTGGCGATGGACACCAGTCAGGGTCTGCTGGTTCCCAACGTGAAGAACGTCCAGCTGCTCAGCGTGTTTGACATCGCTCAGGAGGTGAACCGTCTGCAGACACTCGGAGCTGCAGGTCAGCTGGGAACCAACGATCTCAGTGGAGGAACCTTCACCCTGTCCAACATCGGATCA ATCGGAGGGACGTACGCCAAACCGGTCATTCTTCCTCCTGAAGTTGCCATCGGAGCTCTGGGAACAATCCAG GTTCTTCCTCGGTTTGACGCTGGTGGTCAGGTGGTCCGAGCTCACATCATGAACGTCAGCTGGTCGGCGGATCACCGCATCATCGATGGAGCCACCATGTGTCGGTTCTCCAACCTGTGGAAGGAGTACCTGGAGAACCCAGCCAGCATGGTGCTGGACCTGAAATAG
- the dbt gene encoding lipoamide acyltransferase component of branched-chain alpha-keto acid dehydrogenase complex, mitochondrial isoform X2 produces MNTGSDDVTDVLSPAVSRGPIVQFKLSDIGEGIMEVTVKEWYVKEGDKVSQFDSICEVQSDKASVTITSRYDGVIKKLYYDVDATALVGKPLVDIETESSSEVIQEEDVVETPAMAREEHTHQEIKGHKTQATPAVRRLAMENNIKLSEVVGTGKDGRILKEDILNFLAKQTGAIIPPTLFQEVQTPPPVPPPAAAKPVGAAALVKPTPATPRPVFTGKDVTEPLKGFHKAMVKTMTAALKIPHFGYCDEVDLTRLVSLRAELKSVVESRGVKLSFMPFFIKAASLGLLHFPILNASVDEGCQNITYKASHNIGLAMDTSQGLLVPNVKNVQLLSVFDIAQEVNRLQTLGAAGQLGTNDLSGGTFTLSNIGSIGGTYAKPVILPPEVAIGALGTIQVLPRFDAGGQVVRAHIMNVSWSADHRIIDGATMCRFSNLWKEYLENPASMVLDLK; encoded by the exons AtgaacacaggaagtgatgatgtcactgatgtgtTGTCTCCCGCAGTGAGTCGAGGACCAATCGTCCAGTTCAAACTGTCCGACATCGGAGAGGGAATCATGGAGGTGACGGTGAAGGAGTG GTACGTGAAGGAGGGCGATAAGGTGTCTCAGTTCGACAGTATCTGTGAGGTTCAGAGCGACAAGGCGTCCGTCACCATCACCAGCCGCTACGACGGAGTCATCAAAAAACTCTACTACGACGTGGACGCCACGGCCTTGGTGGGAAAACCACTGGTGGACATCGAGACAGAGTCCAGCTCAG AGGTGATCCAGGAGGAGGACGTGGTGGAGACGCCCGCCATGGCTCGAGAAGAACACACCCACCAGGAGATCAAAGGTCACAAGACTCAGGCCACGCCCGCTGTCAGGCGCCTCGCCATGGAGAACAAC ATAAAGCTCAGTGAGGTGGTGGGGACGGGGAAGGACGGACGGATCCTGAAGGAGGACATCCTGAACTTCCTGGCGAAGCAGACAGGCGCCATCATCCCTCCGACCCTGTTCCAGGAGGTCCAGACCCCGCCTCCAGTCCCGCCCCCTGCTGCTGCCAAGCCTGTCGGCGCCGCGGCGCTCGTCAAACCTACACCCGCCACACCCAGACCTGTCTTCACCGGGAAGGATGTCACTGAGCCCctgaaag GTTTCCACAAAGCGATGGTGAAGACGATGACAGCAGCGCTTAAGATTCCTCACTTCGGTTACTGTGATGAGGTGGACCTGACCCGCCTGGTGTCTCTGAGAGCCGAGCTCAAGTCCGTCGTCGAGAGTCGAGGCGTCAAACTCAGCTTCATGCCATTCTTCATCAAG GCTGCCTCCCTGGGCCTCCTTCACTTCCCCATCCTCAACGCCTCGGTGGACGAAGGCTGCCAGAACATCACGTACAAG GCGTCTCATAACATCGGCCTGGCGATGGACACCAGTCAGGGTCTGCTGGTTCCCAACGTGAAGAACGTCCAGCTGCTCAGCGTGTTTGACATCGCTCAGGAGGTGAACCGTCTGCAGACACTCGGAGCTGCAGGTCAGCTGGGAACCAACGATCTCAGTGGAGGAACCTTCACCCTGTCCAACATCGGATCA ATCGGAGGGACGTACGCCAAACCGGTCATTCTTCCTCCTGAAGTTGCCATCGGAGCTCTGGGAACAATCCAG GTTCTTCCTCGGTTTGACGCTGGTGGTCAGGTGGTCCGAGCTCACATCATGAACGTCAGCTGGTCGGCGGATCACCGCATCATCGATGGAGCCACCATGTGTCGGTTCTCCAACCTGTGGAAGGAGTACCTGGAGAACCCAGCCAGCATGGTGCTGGACCTGAAATAG
- the rtca gene encoding RNA 3'-terminal phosphate cyclase codes for MKMDSAAAEIDGSLMEGGGQILRVSAALSCITGTSIKITKIRAGRSTPGLRPQHLSGLQLVSDLCSGGLQGATIGSTDISLTPGKIRSGSHTADTQTAGSVCLLLQVALPCALYADASSQLCLKGGTNAEMAPQIDYTVKVFKPIVEKFGVHFDCDIRMRGFYPKGGGEVMVTVSPVKELQPVVMTERGNITKIYGRAFVAGVLPFKLAKDMSAAAVRTIRKEIKELYINIPAVQEKDKACGNGNGIIIIAESSTGCVFAGSALGKKGVYADKVGIEAAEMLLRNIRHNGCVDEFLQDQLIIFMALAKGTSRIRTGAVTLHTQTAIHIAEQLTQAKFTITKCEDELSSNVTYIIECEGSGAANTHL; via the exons ATGAAGATGGACTCGGCGGCGGCGGAGATCGACGGCAGCTTGATGGAGGGA GGCGGACAGATCCTGAGAGTGTCCGCGGCGCTCAGCTGCATCACCGGGACATCCATCAAAATCACCAAAATCCGAGCCGGCAGAAGCACACCGGGGCTCAG gccGCAGCACCTGAGCGGCCTGCAGTTGGTCTCAGATCTGTGTTCTGGCGGCCTGCAGGGAGCCACTATCGGATCCACTGATATCAGTCTGACTCCAGGAAAGATCCGGTCTGGAAGCCACACGGccgacacacagacagcagg gagtgtgtgtctgctgctgcaggtagcTCTACCTTGCGCTCTGTACGCTGACGCTTCCTCACAGCTCTGTCTGAAGGGAGGAACCAACGCAGAGATGGCTCCTCAGATCGACTACACTGTCAAG gtgtttaaaccaaTCGTAGAGAAGTTTGGAGTCCAttttgactgtgacatcagaaTGAG GGGCTTCTACCCTAAGGGTGGAGGTGAGGTGATGGTGACGGTGAGCCCGGTCAAAGAGCTGCAGCCTGTCGTcatgacagagagaggaaacatCACCAAGATCTACGGCCGAGCCTTCGTCGCCGGGGTGCTGCCATTCAAG CTGGCTAAAGACATGTCGGCGGCTGCTGTTCGAACCATCAGGAAGGAAATCAAAGAGCTGTACATCAACATCCCGGCCGTGCAGGAGAAAGACAAGGCCTGCGGGAATGGCAACGGCATCAT aATCATCGCTGAGTCGTCGACAGGTTGTGTGTTCGCAGGTTCAGCtctggggaagaaag gtgtGTATGCAGATAAAGTTGGTATAGAAGCTGCTGAGATGTTGCTGAGAAACATCAGACACAACGGCTGTGTGGACGAGTTCCTGCAGGACCAG ctcATCATCTTCATGGCATTGGCGAAGGGAACGTCTCGGATTCGAACCGGCGCCGTgacactgcacacacagacgGCCATTCACATCGCAGAGCAGCTCACTCAG GCAAAGTTCACAATAACAAAGTGCGAGGACGAACTGAGCAGCAACGTCACCTACATCATCGAATGTGAAGGATCAGGAGCAGCCAACACACACCtgtag